The proteins below are encoded in one region of Pseudonocardia sp. DSM 110487:
- a CDS encoding YnfA family protein → MTVARSVVLFVLAAIAEIGGAWLVWQGVREHRGLLWIGAGVLALGAYGFVATLQPDPHFGRILAAYGGVFVAGSLLWGVVLDGFRPDRYDIIGAVICLVGVGVIMYAPRPA, encoded by the coding sequence GTGACCGTTGCGCGCTCCGTCGTCCTGTTCGTGCTCGCGGCGATCGCCGAGATCGGCGGTGCGTGGCTGGTCTGGCAGGGGGTGCGGGAACACCGCGGCCTGCTCTGGATCGGGGCGGGGGTGCTCGCGCTCGGCGCGTACGGGTTCGTCGCGACCCTGCAGCCGGACCCGCACTTCGGCCGGATCCTCGCCGCCTACGGGGGCGTCTTCGTGGCCGGTTCGCTGCTGTGGGGTGTCGTGCTCGACGGGTTCCGGCCCGACCGCTACGACATCATCGGCGCGGTGATCTGCCTGGTCGGAGTCGGCGTCATCATGTACGCCCCGCGCCCGGCCTGA
- a CDS encoding bifunctional 2-polyprenyl-6-hydroxyphenol methylase/3-demethylubiquinol 3-O-methyltransferase UbiG, giving the protein MTTTDSALPLTGERTVPGIPEENYWFRRHEAVYIALRDLVAGASVLEAGCGEGYGAGMLAEVATGVLALDLDAATAAHVARRYPGAGVARANLVALPVRDGGVDAVVSLQVIEHLWEQERFLRECLRVLRPGGALVVSTPNRLTFSPGRDTPLNPFHTRELSAAELACLVRDAGFADVEVEGLHHGPRLRELDARHGGSLVDAQVAVALAGGSWPAALRRDVGSVTAGDFVLQPGDVDASLDLVAFATRP; this is encoded by the coding sequence GTGACGACAACCGATTCGGCCCTTCCGCTGACCGGCGAGCGCACGGTGCCGGGCATCCCGGAGGAGAACTACTGGTTCCGCCGGCACGAAGCCGTCTACATCGCGCTGCGTGATCTGGTCGCGGGGGCGTCGGTGCTGGAAGCCGGCTGCGGCGAGGGGTACGGCGCCGGGATGCTCGCGGAGGTCGCCACCGGCGTCCTCGCGCTGGACCTCGACGCGGCGACGGCGGCACACGTCGCGCGGCGCTACCCGGGAGCCGGGGTCGCGCGGGCCAACCTCGTCGCGCTGCCGGTGCGCGACGGCGGCGTGGATGCCGTGGTGTCGCTGCAGGTGATCGAGCACCTGTGGGAGCAGGAGCGGTTCCTGCGGGAGTGCCTCCGGGTGCTGCGCCCCGGCGGCGCGCTGGTGGTGTCCACGCCCAACCGCCTCACGTTCTCCCCTGGCCGCGACACCCCGCTCAACCCGTTCCACACCCGGGAGCTGTCCGCCGCCGAGCTCGCCTGCCTCGTCCGGGACGCGGGCTTCGCCGACGTCGAGGTCGAGGGCCTGCACCACGGGCCGCGGCTGCGCGAGCTCGACGCCCGGCACGGCGGCTCGCTCGTCGACGCCCAGGTGGCCGTCGCGCTCGCGGGCGGGTCGTGGCCGGCCGCGCTGCGGCGCGACGTCGGGTCCGTGACCGCCGGGGACTTCGTGCTGCAGCCCGGCGACGTCGACGCGAGCCTTGATCTCGTGGCGTTCGCGACCCGCCCGTAG
- a CDS encoding 1,4-alpha-glucan branching protein domain-containing protein — translation MREPVGTFCLVLHSHLPWLAHHGRWPVGEEWLYQSWAHAYLPVLDVVRRLAAEGRRELLTLGVTPVLAAQLDAPHCLRGVHDWLGGWLLRAHGAASRLPDLSAREHRAATAALEVFERDWRHGASPLLRSLAEADALEPLGGPATHAFGPLLQPEVRAFALEAGLTDSTVRLGARPAGIWAPECGYAPGMERGYAAAGVRRFLVDGPALRGDTALGRPVADSDVLAFGRDLEVTYRVWSPRSGYPGGRDYRDFHTYDHPSGLKPSRVTGRQVPPEAKRPYDPARAAAAVARDAADFVRVVRERLVALRERMGRPALTVAAFDTELFGHWWHEGPAWLEAVLRTLPDAGVRVTTLRGAAAAGLVGAPVELPPSSWGSGKDWRVWSGPQVADLVEQQERVQKALLGAVAPGLARDPVRDALATEALLALSSDWAFMVSKDSAAGYARERAAVHAARVEELAGLLGAGRHRAAERRIASWSGDDAVFGHLDARGLLPAPRP, via the coding sequence ATGAGGGAGCCCGTCGGGACGTTCTGCCTCGTGCTGCACAGCCACCTGCCGTGGCTCGCGCACCACGGGCGCTGGCCCGTCGGGGAGGAGTGGCTCTACCAGTCGTGGGCGCACGCCTACCTGCCGGTCCTGGACGTGGTGCGGCGGCTGGCCGCGGAGGGCAGGCGGGAGCTGCTCACGCTCGGCGTCACGCCGGTGCTGGCCGCCCAGCTCGACGCCCCGCACTGCCTGCGCGGCGTGCACGACTGGCTCGGCGGCTGGCTGCTGCGCGCGCACGGCGCCGCGTCGCGGCTGCCCGATCTCTCCGCGCGGGAGCACCGGGCGGCGACGGCTGCGCTGGAGGTGTTCGAGCGCGACTGGCGCCACGGCGCGTCCCCACTGCTGCGATCGCTCGCCGAAGCGGATGCGCTGGAGCCGCTCGGCGGCCCCGCGACGCACGCGTTCGGCCCGCTGCTGCAGCCCGAGGTCCGTGCGTTCGCGCTGGAGGCCGGGCTCACCGACTCGACCGTCCGGCTCGGCGCGCGACCGGCCGGGATCTGGGCACCCGAGTGCGGCTACGCGCCCGGGATGGAGCGCGGGTACGCGGCGGCGGGGGTGCGGCGCTTCCTCGTCGACGGACCGGCGTTGCGCGGCGACACCGCGCTCGGCCGGCCCGTCGCCGACTCGGACGTGCTGGCGTTCGGCCGCGACCTGGAGGTGACCTACCGGGTGTGGTCGCCGCGGTCCGGCTACCCCGGCGGGCGCGACTACCGCGACTTCCACACCTACGATCACCCGTCGGGCCTCAAGCCGTCGCGGGTGACGGGGCGGCAGGTGCCGCCGGAGGCCAAGCGGCCCTACGACCCGGCGCGCGCCGCCGCGGCCGTCGCCCGGGATGCCGCCGATTTCGTCCGGGTGGTCCGCGAGCGGCTCGTCGCCCTGCGCGAGCGCATGGGGCGGCCGGCACTCACGGTGGCGGCGTTCGACACCGAGCTGTTCGGGCACTGGTGGCACGAGGGCCCGGCCTGGCTGGAGGCGGTGTTGCGCACACTGCCCGACGCGGGCGTGCGGGTCACGACGCTGCGCGGGGCCGCGGCCGCCGGGCTGGTGGGTGCGCCGGTGGAGCTGCCGCCGTCGTCGTGGGGGTCGGGCAAGGACTGGCGCGTGTGGTCGGGCCCGCAGGTCGCCGACCTGGTGGAGCAGCAGGAGCGGGTGCAGAAGGCGCTGCTTGGCGCGGTGGCGCCCGGGCTCGCCCGCGACCCGGTCCGCGACGCGCTGGCCACGGAGGCCCTGCTCGCGCTCTCGAGCGACTGGGCGTTCATGGTCAGCAAGGACTCGGCGGCAGGCTACGCCCGCGAGCGCGCGGCGGTGCACGCCGCACGCGTCGAGGAGCTCGCCGGCCTGCTGGGGGCGGGCCGCCACCGAGCAGCCGAGCGCCGGATCGCGAGCTGGAGCGGCGACGACGCGGTTTTCGGCCACCTCGACGCCCGCGGCCTGCTCCCCGCTCCCCGCCCCTGA
- a CDS encoding glycosyltransferase family 4 protein — translation MRVLMISWEYPPVVVGGLGRHVHALATELVTAGHEVVVLSRQPAGSDATTHQTDDEVLDGVRVLRVAEDPLHLEFDRDLVAWTLAMGHAMLRAALTRLIASWRPDVVHAHDWLVAHPAIALADVLEVPLVATIHATEAGRYSGWLSSPLSRQVHSAEWWLAQRADSLITCSAAMRAEVAELFDVDPDPIVVLHNGIAPRRWRANAARVRAVRECYAPGDAPVLLYFGRLEFEKGVHDLIAALPRIRRAHRGTRLLVAGTGTAHDQLVAAVETHRVRRSVTFTGHLPDADLAALLRAVDAVVLPSRYEPFGIVALEAAAAGAPLVASTAGGLGEVVVDGETGVSFAPGDVAGLATAVGAVLANPAAAARRARAARKRLGSTFEWSRIAADTASVYAAATRSGAAELGRPKIPTGNVFGRE, via the coding sequence ATGCGAGTGCTGATGATCTCGTGGGAGTACCCGCCGGTCGTGGTCGGTGGCCTCGGGCGGCACGTGCACGCCCTCGCCACCGAGCTGGTCACCGCCGGGCACGAGGTCGTCGTGCTCTCCCGCCAGCCCGCGGGGAGCGACGCAACGACTCACCAGACCGACGACGAGGTGCTGGACGGCGTGCGGGTGCTGCGCGTCGCCGAGGACCCGCTGCACCTGGAGTTCGACCGCGACCTGGTGGCCTGGACGCTCGCGATGGGGCACGCGATGCTGCGTGCCGCCCTGACCCGGCTGATCGCGTCATGGCGTCCGGACGTGGTGCACGCCCACGACTGGCTCGTGGCGCACCCGGCCATCGCGCTGGCCGACGTGCTCGAGGTCCCGCTCGTCGCAACGATCCACGCCACCGAGGCAGGCCGTTACTCCGGCTGGCTCTCGTCGCCGCTGTCCCGGCAGGTGCACTCCGCCGAGTGGTGGCTCGCGCAGCGCGCCGACAGCTTGATCACCTGCTCCGCCGCGATGCGCGCAGAGGTGGCCGAGCTGTTCGACGTCGATCCCGATCCGATCGTGGTGCTGCACAACGGCATCGCGCCGCGACGCTGGCGGGCGAACGCGGCGCGGGTGCGCGCAGTACGGGAGTGCTACGCCCCCGGCGATGCGCCGGTGCTGCTGTACTTCGGCCGGCTGGAGTTCGAGAAGGGCGTGCACGACCTGATCGCGGCGCTGCCCCGGATCCGCCGTGCCCACCGGGGCACCCGGCTGCTGGTTGCGGGCACCGGCACCGCGCACGACCAGCTCGTGGCCGCCGTGGAGACGCACCGGGTGCGCCGCAGCGTCACGTTCACGGGCCACCTGCCCGACGCCGACCTCGCCGCCCTGCTCCGTGCGGTCGATGCCGTGGTGCTCCCGAGCCGCTACGAGCCGTTCGGGATCGTCGCGCTGGAGGCTGCCGCGGCGGGCGCGCCGCTCGTGGCATCGACAGCGGGCGGGCTCGGCGAGGTGGTGGTCGACGGGGAGACCGGGGTGTCGTTCGCGCCAGGGGACGTGGCGGGGCTGGCCACTGCCGTGGGCGCGGTGCTCGCGAATCCGGCCGCGGCTGCTCGGAGGGCCCGCGCCGCACGAAAGCGTTTGGGGAGCACGTTCGAATGGAGCCGGATCGCCGCCGACACCGCATCGGTGTACGCGGCGGCGACCCGCAGCGGCGCGGCCGAGCTCGGCCGTCCGAAGATCCCTACGGGGAACGTGTTCGGGCGGGAGTAG
- a CDS encoding acyltransferase: MTSMWGAPMRHRWSRAGRRDPRQARFLTLASLRWMLRHRAYTPWYLVRYWRLLRFRIANPHVVLRGMVFLGRRVELHARPGYGRLEIGRWVHIGDGNAIRCHEGSLRIGDKVVLGRENTINCYLDVEIGAATIVADWVYVTDFDHRTEDVHLPIKDQGIVKTPVRIGPDCWLGVKSTVLRGSRVGSGCVLGAHAVVRGDVPEYSIAVGAPARVVRDRKADYEAASQRRAALADIARKSAAAVEARLMESESM, from the coding sequence ATGACGAGCATGTGGGGCGCGCCGATGCGTCACAGGTGGAGCCGCGCGGGTCGGCGCGATCCGCGGCAGGCCCGCTTCCTCACGCTCGCGTCCCTGCGCTGGATGCTGCGCCACCGCGCCTACACACCCTGGTACCTGGTGCGCTACTGGCGACTGCTGCGGTTCCGCATCGCCAACCCGCACGTGGTGCTACGCGGCATGGTCTTCCTCGGCAGGCGCGTGGAGCTGCACGCGCGTCCCGGCTACGGGCGGCTGGAGATCGGCCGGTGGGTGCACATCGGGGACGGCAACGCGATCCGGTGCCACGAGGGTTCGCTGCGCATCGGCGACAAGGTCGTGCTCGGGCGGGAGAACACGATCAACTGCTACCTCGACGTAGAGATCGGCGCCGCCACGATCGTCGCCGACTGGGTGTACGTCACCGACTTCGACCACCGCACGGAGGACGTCCACCTCCCGATCAAGGACCAGGGCATCGTCAAGACGCCGGTGCGGATCGGGCCGGACTGCTGGCTCGGGGTCAAGTCGACGGTGCTGCGCGGCTCCCGCGTCGGCTCCGGTTGCGTGCTCGGCGCGCATGCCGTCGTACGGGGCGACGTGCCGGAATACTCGATCGCGGTAGGGGCGCCCGCCCGCGTGGTGCGCGACCGGAAGGCCGACTACGAGGCCGCGTCGCAGCGGCGCGCCGCGCTCGCCGACATCGCGCGGAAGTCCGCCGCGGCCGTCGAGGCGAGGCTCATGGAGTCTGAATCGATGTGA
- a CDS encoding ribokinase: MSRIAVIGSVNLDLVARVPRLPEPGETLAASGLRRVPGGKGANQALAARRLGADVTMVAAVGADAAADEALALLAADGVRLDRLRREPDEPTGHALITVDDAGETTIVVIAGANATLSVTPDDVRDADAVLTVLEIPDATVTDTVRLATGMVVLNAAPARPLDPELIRRVDLMVVNSAEYAAIDGLDAAGAVAVTYGGKGAVLRRGGREVARAEPPPVTVVDGTAAGDTFTAALTVALLDGASDEEALRRACAAGALAVTKAGAQPSLPTAAELEAVL, from the coding sequence GTGTCCCGGATCGCCGTGATCGGCAGCGTCAACCTCGACCTCGTCGCCAGGGTGCCACGCCTGCCCGAACCCGGCGAGACGCTCGCCGCGAGCGGGCTGCGGCGCGTGCCCGGTGGGAAGGGCGCCAACCAGGCGCTGGCCGCGCGGCGCCTCGGCGCCGACGTCACGATGGTGGCCGCGGTGGGCGCCGACGCGGCCGCCGACGAGGCGCTCGCCCTGCTCGCCGCGGACGGGGTGCGGCTCGACCGCCTGCGCCGCGAACCGGACGAGCCCACCGGGCATGCGCTGATCACGGTGGACGACGCCGGTGAGACCACGATCGTCGTGATCGCGGGCGCCAACGCCACGCTGTCCGTGACCCCCGATGACGTACGCGACGCCGACGCCGTGCTCACCGTCCTCGAGATCCCCGACGCCACCGTGACGGACACGGTGCGGCTCGCCACGGGCATGGTCGTGCTCAACGCGGCGCCCGCACGCCCGCTGGACCCCGAGCTGATCCGCCGCGTCGACCTCATGGTGGTCAACTCCGCGGAGTACGCCGCGATCGACGGGCTCGACGCCGCCGGCGCCGTCGCCGTGACGTACGGCGGCAAGGGCGCGGTGCTGCGGCGCGGGGGGCGCGAGGTGGCCCGCGCCGAGCCGCCGCCCGTCACCGTGGTGGACGGCACAGCCGCGGGCGACACGTTCACCGCAGCCCTCACCGTCGCGCTGCTCGACGGCGCATCCGACGAGGAGGCGCTGCGCAGGGCCTGCGCCGCGGGGGCGCTGGCCGTCACGAAGGCGGGCGCGCAGCCGTCGCTGCCCACCGCGGCCGAACTGGAGGCCGTCCTGTGA